One genomic segment of Rhinopithecus roxellana isolate Shanxi Qingling chromosome 6, ASM756505v1, whole genome shotgun sequence includes these proteins:
- the MOSPD3 gene encoding motile sperm domain-containing protein 3, which produces MRRGAPQDQELVGPGPPGRGSRGAPPPLGPVVPVLVFPPDLVFRADQRSGPRQLLTLYNPTGTALRFRVLCTAPAKYTVFDAEGYVKPQSCIDIVIRHVAPIPSHYDVQDRFRIELSEEGAEGRVVGRKDITSVLRAPAYPLELQGQPDPAPHPGPPAGTPPPTARHFQEHPCQQLATSSFLLFLLTGIVSVAFLLLPLQDELSSQLPQVLHVSLGQKLVAAYVLGLLTMVFLRT; this is translated from the exons ATGCGCCGTGGGGCGCCCCAGGACCAGGAGCTGGTGGGTCCAGGGCCCCCTGGGCGGGGGTCCCGGGGCGCCCCTCCTCCCTTGGGACCCGTTGTCCCGGTTCTGGTCTTTCCCCCGGATCTAGTATTCAGGGCGGACCAGCGGAGCGGACCCCGACAGCTGCTGACCCTCTATAACCCCACAGGAACTGCGCTTCGATTCCGAG TCCTGTGCACAGCACCTGCCAAATACACGGTGTTTGACGCAGAGGGATATGTGAAGCCTCAGTCTTGCATTGACAT TGTGATTCGCCATGTGGCACCCATTCCCAGCCACTATGATGTCCAGGACCGCTTCCGCATTGAGCTGTCTGAGGAAGGAGCTGAGGGCCGAGTGGTGGGACGCAAGGACATTACCTCTGTTCTGAGAGCCCCAGCCTACCCCCTTGAGCTTCAGGGACAGCCGGATCCAGCGCCTCACCCAGGGCCTCCTGCGGGGACACCACCACCCACAGCCAGACACTTCCAGGAAC ACCCCTGCCAGCAACTGGCCACcagctccttcctcctcttcttgctGACGGGGATTGTCTCCGTGGCCTTCCTGCTGCTCCCACTCCAGGACGAACTCAGCAGCCAGCTGCCTCAAGTCCTGCACGTCTCCCTGGGACAAAAGTTGGTGGCCGCCTACGTGTTGG GCCTCCTCACCATGGTGTTCCTCCGGACCTGA